Below is a window of Pelagicoccus albus DNA.
CCGTCGGTCGCTTTGCGAAGTGAGACCCACGATACTTGCTCGAGCGTCTGCTCTCCAATAGGGCAAGCCAAGTCCTGTAAATGCGGGTACAAGGTAAACGCCTCCGTTATCCTCGAGTTCCTCAGCCATGGGCTCCATTTCGGAATAGCTCTGAAAAATCCCTAACTGATCCTTGAGCCAAGACAAAGTGGAAGCGGCGCTTATGATGATACCTTCGTAGGCATAGGTAGGCACACCGCCCATCGTCCAAGCCAAGGAGGTGACCACACCTTTGTCCGATCGCTTAAGCTCGGAACCGATGTTGAGCATGATCGAAGATCCGGTACCAAGAGTGACCTTAGCCGTTCCGGGCTCGTAACAACCTTGAGCAAAGAGGGCCGCCTGAGAATCTCCCATAACTCCACAAATCGGAAGTGGCTCTTGCAGCAAACCATCGAAGGTGGTCTCGCCAAATCGGGCCGAGCTATCACGTACTTCGGGCAATGCCTCGCGCGGCGTTTCCCAAAGTCTGCAAAGCTCGTCATCCCAATCTAGTTTTGCGATATCGAATAGCAGAGTTCGACTCGCGTTAGTCGTATCCGTCGCAAATGTACGGCCTTCCGTTAGGCGGTAGACAAGATAAGCGTCAATGGTGCCCACGAGGGCTTCACCCGACGCGATCATTTGTGCAACCTCCGGATTGTTGCGCATGGCCCACTTGAGCTTAGACGCCGAAAAATAGGCGTCGATCTTCAAGCCTGTCCGCTCTTCCACCATCTCGTTGAAACCATCCGCTACAGCGAGATCGCAATAACCGACCCCTCGACGGCATTGCCAAACCATCGCTTTGCAAAGCGGTCGGCCGGTTCCCTTTTCGAAGATCACCACGGTTTCACGTTGGTTGGCGATGCTCACGCAAGCGACCTCGCCTGCTTTCGCAGCGTCGCTCCCTAGCACTTTCGAAACAACCGCCAATGTATTTTGCCAGATCTCTTCCGCGTCGTGCTCTACCCAACCTGGTTTCGGGTATAGCTGAGCATGCTCGAGGGAAGCGCGTTCGAGGATTTCTCCGGTTTCAGAAAAGAGCAGCGCCTTCGTGGCGGAGGTGCTTTGATCGATTGAGAGGATTAGGGGCATGGAATCAGTAAAGGGTAAGGAGGCGGCTTCGCCCTAGGGGAGGCTATATCTTGACCAGCATTTCGTTAGCTGCGGCGACGAGCCCTTCCATCGATATCCCGTAGTGATGGAATATGTC
It encodes the following:
- a CDS encoding FGGY-family carbohydrate kinase, with protein sequence MPLILSIDQSTSATKALLFSETGEILERASLEHAQLYPKPGWVEHDAEEIWQNTLAVVSKVLGSDAAKAGEVACVSIANQRETVVIFEKGTGRPLCKAMVWQCRRGVGYCDLAVADGFNEMVEERTGLKIDAYFSASKLKWAMRNNPEVAQMIASGEALVGTIDAYLVYRLTEGRTFATDTTNASRTLLFDIAKLDWDDELCRLWETPREALPEVRDSSARFGETTFDGLLQEPLPICGVMGDSQAALFAQGCYEPGTAKVTLGTGSSIMLNIGSELKRSDKGVVTSLAWTMGGVPTYAYEGIIISAASTLSWLKDQLGIFQSYSEMEPMAEELEDNGGVYLVPAFTGLGLPYWRADARASIVGLTSQSDRRHVVRAGQESIAYQICEALSVMQSEAGLRLKSLNADGGPTSNRFLMQFAADLCGVEIGIATTPECSPMGAMLSGLIGMGLLEKPSDFFLNRAAGVRFRPSMVDSEVEKLLGQWRDAVASVLTPRSPLAENFQNSEIEVVK